GCACCGGCCCGACGGCCGGACCGACATTTACAGCCTCGGGGTCATGCTTTACGAGATGCTCTGCGGGCGCCCGCCGTTCCGCGGGGACGATCCGTGGCTGATCCTGCGCCAGGTTCAGGAAGACGACCCGCAACCGCCGCGCCAGCTCCGCCCCGACCTCCCGTTGGACGTCGAGAAGATCGTTCTCAAGGCGATGGCGAAGCTCGCCGCCGACCGGTACACGACCGCGTCCGACTTCGCGACCGACTTGCGGCGCGCGCTGCACCGCGCGGAGCAGTCTTCGACCACCTCGCGCCCGATCCGCACGCCGATGAGCGGTGGGCACTCGACCAACCTGCTGAATGTTCCGCCCGCCGAAAAAGACACGGACCGGGGGCGCCCGACCGATTCGGTCCCGACCGGGCCGACGCGCCCGATGCGCGGGGCCGAGCGCCGGCACCTCACCGTTTTGTACAGCGAGTTTGAACCGTCCGGCGACCCGGACGACGTCGACGACGCACACGAGCGCTTCCTGGCGTTCCAGGCGGCGTGCCGGGAGTGCGTGGGGCAATTCAGTGGGCTCGAACTGCCGACCACCGGAACCGCGTTCCTGGCGTGTTTCGGGTACCCCGTCGCCCGCGAGGACTCTGCGCGGCTCGCGGCCCGCGCCGGCCTCGCGATCGCGACCGGGGCGCCGGCCAACGTCGGCGGGAAGGTCCGGGTCGCGGTCCACACCGGCCCCGCGGTCGTCACGGAGTCCGCGAGCGGTCAGCCGGCGGTTGTGGGGGACGTGGTCAGTGCGGTCACGCGCTTCGTTCCGTTCGGTACCCCGGGCGGTATTATCCTGAGCGGGGCCGCCAAGCGCCTCGTCGAAGGGTACTTCGAGTGCGAGCCCGCGGGCGAGACGCAAGTTCGCGCGGGCGGCCCGCTCACACCCCTGTTCCGGGCGACCAGCGAGCGGTCCGCGTACAACCGGGTCGAAGCAGCCGATCCCGCCCGGCTCACCCCACTCGTCGGCCGGGACCGCGAAGTCGAACTGCTCCAAGAGCGATGGGAGCTGGTGCTCGAAGGCATCGGTCACGTGGTGCTCCTCGTGGCCGACCCGGGGCTGGGTAAGTCGCGCCTCGTGCGCGTGATCCGGGATCACGTGCGCGGGTCCGAACCGCAGCACGATAGCGACCACTTCGGTGCGGACGGTTCGGCCATCGTCTGGTACTGTTCGCCGCACCACGAGGGCAGCCCGTTCTACCCGGTAATCGATTCCTTCACTCGAACTTTTGGGCTGGCCCGCGAACCGAACCCCGCGCCGCGGCTCGAACTGCTCATCGCCCGGCTCCGCGAGGACGGCGTAACCGACCCCGAGCGCGTCGCGCTGTTCGCCTCGGCCCTTTCGATCCCGTTCGCCGGGCGGCTGCCGGAACTGAACTACAGCCCGGACCGACAGCGCGAGCTGTTCCGCGCTGCGGTGCTCGACTGGCTCCGCGACCGGGCCGTTCGGCGCCCGGTGCTGTTCGTGGTGGAAGACCTGCACTGGATCGACCCCTCGACCGAGGAACTGCTCAAAGAGTTCGTCGAGCGGTGGCACGAGGTGCCGATTCTTGCGGTGTTCACCACGCGCCCCGAGTACGAGCCGCCGTGGAGGGGGAAGACGAACCAGACCGCAGTCGCGCTAACGCGCCTGACGAAGCGGCAAATCGGCGAGATGATGCGCGGCGCGACCGGGAAGGACGACATCCCGCCCGCTGTGGTTTCGCAGGTGGCCGAGCGCACCGACGGGGTGCCGCTGTTCGTAGAAGAGTTCGCGCGCCTGCTCGCCGAGGGCGGGAACTGGACGACCGGGCTGATCCCGGCCACGCTCCAGGATCTCCTACTGGCCCGGCTCGACCGCATGGCCAGCGACCGGGACGTGATCCAATTCGGCGCCGCGATCGGGCGCACGTTCTCTTACGAGACGCTCCGCGCGGCCGGTGAGTGGGACGAACCCGCGCTCCGTGGCGAGTTGGAAAAGCTGGTTCGCGCCGGAGTGCTTTTTGCGAAGGGCGCACCACCCCAAGACACCTACACGTTCAAGCACGCGCTCATTCAGGACGCAGCGTATCACTCGCTGGTGCGGAAACGGCGCCAGCAAGTTCACCACCGAATCGCCGAGGCCATCGAACAGACTCTGCCCGATACTGCGGAAACCGAACCTGAACTACTGGCCCACCACTACACGGAAGCAGGTCGGGTCGAAACCGGCCTCGACTATTGGACAAAGGCCGGGAATCGTGCCCGGGAACGGTCGGCTTACGCCGAATCGATCCGTCACCTCACGCGCGGGCTGGGGTTGCTGATCGATCTCCCAAGCGGCCCGGAACGCGACTCACGCGAGTTCGGGCTGCGGCTACCACTCAGTTCGTGTTTCCTGGCCACGTTCGGGTACGCGGCCCCGGAAGTGGAAACCGAGATCATTCGCGCCCGGGGGTTGTGCGAGCGCCTCGGCCCGGCGTTCCCGCTCTTTGACGTGATGATGGTGTCCTGGGCGCTGCGCTTTATTCGCGGCCGGAACGCGGTCGCCCAAGAGATTTGCGACGAGCTCTTGTCTTTGGCCGACGTTCGGGACGACGGGTGCCGGACCGAAGCGCACTGGGCGTGGGGGTGTACCGCGTGGTGGGCCGGCGACTTTACGGGCGCCCTGGAACACCTCACGCTGTCGGCGGAACTGTATCGGCCCGAAGCCGCGGCCGAGCACGCGAAATTCACCCAGCAGAACTCCGGCCCGCTGACCACGTCTTACGCGGGGCTGTCGCTCTGGATGCTCGGTCGGCCCGAATCCGCGCGCCAAAAAGCGAACGACGCGCTGGCTCTCGCGGAGCAGTTACGCCACCCGTTCACCCAAACGGTGACCATCTGGCAAACCGGGCTGATGTTGCAGCTCGGCGGCGATTCCGTTGCGGCACTGGCCGAAGCCGAAAGGTCTCTCGCGATCGCCCGGGAACAGTCGTTTGCCTTCTGGATCGCACTGGCGACCTCGCTGAAGGGCGCCGCACTCGCACAACTCGGCCGGCCCACGGAAGCGATTCCGCTGCTCCGGGAGGGGCTCCGCGCGGTCGAGGCGACCGGGTGCGAGATGGTTCACCAGCACTTCCTCGGGTGCCTGGCCGAAGCGTACTGGGCCGCGAACTTGCGGGACGAGGCATGGGACGCGCTCAACCGGGCGTTCGAGCTAACCGTGCGCGACCGGGAGCGGTACGTCGAGTCGGAACTGTACCGGCGCAAGGCCACGTTCCTCCTCGGTGAATCGCCCGCAAAGGGCAACCAAGCCACCGAGTGCCTCGAAACCGCGCTGCGCATCGCGCGCGACCAGCGGGCCAAGTTCTTCGAGCTCCGTGTGGCCATCGCTCTCGCGGGCGTATGGCAGTCCGCGGGGCGCGCCGACGAGGCACGCGGACTGGTTCAGCCGGTCCTCGATTCGTTCACCGAAGGGGCCGACTCACCCGACCTCGTGCGGGCACGCGAGTTCCTCGCGCAACTGAACTAACCGACGTTCCAACAGCAAATCGAGAGGCCCGCCGATGAAAGCGGCTTGGGACAAGTTCAAACTCTGGTTCTGGGGGAAGTTCTTCATCTTCCTCATTGCTCTGGGGTCGGGTTCGCAGCGCCGGCGGATGTCGCACAACAACGGGATCGCCGGGCGCGGGAAGTTGCGGATCGTCACCAACCCGCAGTTCCCGGAAACCGAGTTCTTCGAGCCGGGCCGCGAGTTCACGATCCGCTTGCGGCACGCGAGTTCGGGGTACATGGACGACGCCATGAGCCCCGTGCGCAGCGCAACCATCAAGTTCGCCGACACGCGGTTCAAGAGCCCGCTCGACATCCAGATGAACACGGGCCGGCACTGTTTCTTCTGGAACGCCGCGAGCTTTCTCGAATTCGCCTTCGACCGCAACGAGCACGCCGGCGTCGAGTACATCAAGTACCACACCAAGTACGCCGACGGGCGCAAATCGGCCGCCGACGCCCAGATCAAGGTGCCCGCGTCGTTCTCCACCATGTACTACCACAGCCATACCCCGTTCGCGTGGAAGGCGAAGGACGGGAAGGCGCGGTACGTCCGGTTCCGGCTGATCCCCGGCGACCGCGCGCCGGAACAACCGCCGCCGAACCCGGCGTGGGTGGCCCAGGTGCGCGACGACCCGGCCCTCGCCCCCATCGCGGCCGATCAGCGCGCGGTGCCCGGCGAAACGCGGGACGTGAACTACCTGAAAAACGAGTGGGCAGCGCTCGTGGGGAGCGGGCCAGTTCACTACGTCCTGCAAGTGCAGTTCCACGAAGTGAAATCAGACGACCCGGACGTGATCCGCAACCCGCTCGAACCGTGGGACGAATCGACGCACCCGTACACGGACCTGGCGACGGTGGAGATCACCGAACTGCTCTCGCACAAACAACAGGATCAGATGGCGTTTGAAGTCACGAACATGCCGCCGAGCATGGACTTCCTGCCCGCGACGTCCGTTCACGATTACAACTCGCTCAATTACATGCGCCGACAGGCGATTTGGGCGATCCGCGCCCGCTGGCTGTTCGCGATGGTGCTCGGCGTTCAGAAGCCGATCGCCGACGGCGACATGTCCGTGCGCAACCGGCGCCTGCCGGGAACGTGACGCGAGATCGGGTGAGGCTCTCGGTATCTGACGCGGTAAGGTGGGAGCGACTTTGGCTCAGTTTGCGCGGAAAGTTAGTCACAAATGTGGCGGAATTAACCCGGATCACGTCGTGATGACGTTCACCGGAACGCGGATCGCGTCGAACGAGATCTCCTTCCCGTTCCGTAAAAGGGCCGCTGTCGTGAGCTTGACTAGGAGTTCCTCATGGGTGCGCCCGATCGCAAGCAGGCCGTTCACGAGCGCGAGGCTGTTCAGGTACGGGTTCGGGTTCACTTCCAGAACGTAGAAGTTGCCGTCCGTGTCCATACGCACGTCAATGCGGGCGTAGTCGCGACACTGCAGCGCGCGGAACGAGCGCTGTGCGATGACCGCGAGCCGGGCGAAGTCGTCGGCTGGGATCGTGACTGGCGCCCGCAGCGGCGCGGACTGGTACTCGTCGCTGTGCTCGTCCCACTTGGCGATGAACGTGTACACGGCCCACTTCCCCGGGCGGTCGTTCTTGAACGCGATCTCGGCGAGCGGCAAAACGAGCGGCGGGGCGTTCGGCGCGGCCCCCGGGTCTTCGATCATGTTTACGTGGAACTCGCGCCCGGACACGTAGCGCTCTACGAGCACCGGAGGCCCGTAGGTCGCCAGCACGTGTACCACGCGAGCTTCGAGTTGCTCCTGGGACGTGACCACGCTCTCCTGATTGATGCCGACGCTCGCGTCCTGGTACGCGGGCTTCACAATCGCGGGCCACGCGTGGACCCAGAGCGGGACCGGCAGCGCGTCGATGATCGCGTAGTCCGGCGTCGGGATCCCGGTCGCGGCGAGGATGTGCTTGGTCCGGATCTTGTCGCGCCCGAGTGCCAGCGCGGGCGACGGGCACCCGGTGAACGGCACGTTCAGCCATTCGAGCAGAGCGGCGACCGACACTTCTGTCGAGGTCTGAGTGGCGATGCCTTCAAACAGGTTGAACACCGCGTCGGGGCGCGCCTTCTTGAGCACGTCGAGGAGCGGTTGCGGGTCGTAGTTGATGCCGAGTTTGGTCGTCTCGAACCCCGCGGCCTTGAGCACCTTGAACGTGTCGTTGACGGTGTCGAGGATGTCGTGCTCGGACCCGGCGTCCGGGTGATCGGCCGGGAGCACGGGTTCGTTGTAGAGGATGAGTACAGAAGGCGCGGTCATGGCAGAACTTGAACCCGTGCGCCCGGCGCACCGTGCCGGGAATGCCGTTTTTATCGTCCGGGCGCAGCGGCCATCGGAGATGTTCCTGCGAATCTAGCTGTGCGGGGGAAAGCACACCAGGCGAAAAGCCGCACGAACCGCACAACCGGATAGGATTCCGTCTCCGCGTGGCGCACAATCTCGCCACGCGGAGACGGCAAATTGCGACATCACTCCTGCTGTGCATTGCAAACCAGCAACGGTTGAGCGCCCGCGGCACGCGGCATCACGCCTTCCGCGGGGCGATCACGTCCTTCCCGACCCACGGGCGCAGCACTTCGGGGATTACCACCGAGCCGTCGGCCTGCTGGTAGTTCTCCAGGATCGCGACCAGCGCCCGCGTACACGCGACCGCGGTGCCGTTCAGCGTGTGAACGAACCGCGTGCCCTTGAACCCCTTGCCCTTGTAGCGGATGTTGAGGCGCCGGGACTGGAAGTCGGTGCAGTTGGAGGTGCTGGTGACTTCGCCGTAAGCGCCGCCGTCGCCGCGGCCCGGCATCCACGCTTCGAGGTCGTACTTGCGGTACGCCGGTCCGCCGAGGTCGCCGGTCGCGGTGTCGATCACGTGGAACGCCAGCCCCAACCCGGTGAAAATCTTCTCTTCGAGTTCGCGGATCTCCTGGTGGATCGCGTCGCTGTTCTCCGGGGTGCAGAACGCGAACATTTCCACCTTCGTGAACTGGTGGACGCGGTACAGCCCGCGGGTGTCGCGCCCGGCGGCTCCGGCCTCGGTGCGGAAGCAGTGCGACAGCCCAACGTAGCGCTTCGGCAACTCGGACTCGTCGAAGACCTTGCCCATGTGCATCCCGCCGAGCGTGATCTCGGCCGTCCCCACGAGGCACAGGTCCGTGTCGGCGACGGTGTAGACCTGGCGTGTTTCCGGGTTCGGGTCGCGCGGCATGAAGCCGATGCCCTCCAGAACCGTAACGCGAGCCAAGTCCGGCGTGATGACGGGGGTGTAACCGGCCTTCACCGCGGTCTGCATCGCGTACTGCACGAGCGCGACTTCGAGCAGCGCGGCCTCGTTCTTCAGGAAGTAGAACTTCTGGCCCGCGACAGTGGTTCCGGCTTCAAAATCGGCGAGATCGAGCGCGTCGCAGATGTCTACGTGGTCCTTGGCCTTGAAGTCGAACTTGCGCGGCTCGCCGAACTGCGACACGACCTTGTTCGCCGCCTCGCCCCCGACCGGTGCGTCGGGGTGCGTCATGTTCGGGATCTGGTACAGATTCAGTAGTAGGTCGCCTTCGATGATCTTCAGTTCGTCGTCGATCGCCCCTACTTCCTTGTCGATAGCCGCGGCTTGGTCCTTTAGCGCTTGCTTCGCTTCAGGCGTTTTGGCATGCGGGAACTGGGCGCTGATTGCGTTCTTCTTCGCTGCCGTTTCACCGCGCTTTTGGGACAGCTTCTTGCGTTCCGCCTCGAACGCGACCACGCGCTCCACGGGAACCTCGGACACGCCGCGGTTCTTGCAATTGGCTTTGACCGCATCCACATTGTTGGCGATGAAACCGGCGTCGAGCATGATTGAGGTTCCGTAGAGCGGACCGTGCCCGCCCGAAACGAATAACGGCGGGCCGTGCCCACCCAACAAGATATGCGGGGACCGCTCCGGGTTCACCAGATGGGCGGCTGACCGAGCATCCGGCGAATCATCGCGATCTGCCCGCAGTGGATCATTTCGTGTAGCGGGGCGTAACGCA
This region of Gemmata massiliana genomic DNA includes:
- a CDS encoding D-alanine--D-alanine ligase family protein, which produces MTAPSVLILYNEPVLPADHPDAGSEHDILDTVNDTFKVLKAAGFETTKLGINYDPQPLLDVLKKARPDAVFNLFEGIATQTSTEVSVAALLEWLNVPFTGCPSPALALGRDKIRTKHILAATGIPTPDYAIIDALPVPLWVHAWPAIVKPAYQDASVGINQESVVTSQEQLEARVVHVLATYGPPVLVERYVSGREFHVNMIEDPGAAPNAPPLVLPLAEIAFKNDRPGKWAVYTFIAKWDEHSDEYQSAPLRAPVTIPADDFARLAVIAQRSFRALQCRDYARIDVRMDTDGNFYVLEVNPNPYLNSLALVNGLLAIGRTHEELLVKLTTAALLRNGKEISFDAIRVPVNVITT
- the serS gene encoding serine--tRNA ligase; the encoded protein is MLDAGFIANNVDAVKANCKNRGVSEVPVERVVAFEAERKKLSQKRGETAAKKNAISAQFPHAKTPEAKQALKDQAAAIDKEVGAIDDELKIIEGDLLLNLYQIPNMTHPDAPVGGEAANKVVSQFGEPRKFDFKAKDHVDICDALDLADFEAGTTVAGQKFYFLKNEAALLEVALVQYAMQTAVKAGYTPVITPDLARVTVLEGIGFMPRDPNPETRQVYTVADTDLCLVGTAEITLGGMHMGKVFDESELPKRYVGLSHCFRTEAGAAGRDTRGLYRVHQFTKVEMFAFCTPENSDAIHQEIRELEEKIFTGLGLAFHVIDTATGDLGGPAYRKYDLEAWMPGRGDGGAYGEVTSTSNCTDFQSRRLNIRYKGKGFKGTRFVHTLNGTAVACTRALVAILENYQQADGSVVIPEVLRPWVGKDVIAPRKA
- a CDS encoding protein kinase domain-containing protein, producing the protein MFAFPTDNDPDSPAPDPSAQPERGDSPPVDPKNESQHQETQRLNIQPGLPEPDNILADLIAAFGERYELGSKLGQGGFGAVYRGFDRSLSRAVAVKVARVERTKAGDVGQLLLEARQLAQLRHPGIVTVHDAGTGGQRCFIVSELLTGPTLAAWLRDHRPTWAAALELAAAIADALAHAHTRSIVHRDVKPSNVVLLDGSRPVLVDFGIALSDTTVTGSRGVVIGTPEYMSPEQARGQAHRPDGRTDIYSLGVMLYEMLCGRPPFRGDDPWLILRQVQEDDPQPPRQLRPDLPLDVEKIVLKAMAKLAADRYTTASDFATDLRRALHRAEQSSTTSRPIRTPMSGGHSTNLLNVPPAEKDTDRGRPTDSVPTGPTRPMRGAERRHLTVLYSEFEPSGDPDDVDDAHERFLAFQAACRECVGQFSGLELPTTGTAFLACFGYPVAREDSARLAARAGLAIATGAPANVGGKVRVAVHTGPAVVTESASGQPAVVGDVVSAVTRFVPFGTPGGIILSGAAKRLVEGYFECEPAGETQVRAGGPLTPLFRATSERSAYNRVEAADPARLTPLVGRDREVELLQERWELVLEGIGHVVLLVADPGLGKSRLVRVIRDHVRGSEPQHDSDHFGADGSAIVWYCSPHHEGSPFYPVIDSFTRTFGLAREPNPAPRLELLIARLREDGVTDPERVALFASALSIPFAGRLPELNYSPDRQRELFRAAVLDWLRDRAVRRPVLFVVEDLHWIDPSTEELLKEFVERWHEVPILAVFTTRPEYEPPWRGKTNQTAVALTRLTKRQIGEMMRGATGKDDIPPAVVSQVAERTDGVPLFVEEFARLLAEGGNWTTGLIPATLQDLLLARLDRMASDRDVIQFGAAIGRTFSYETLRAAGEWDEPALRGELEKLVRAGVLFAKGAPPQDTYTFKHALIQDAAYHSLVRKRRQQVHHRIAEAIEQTLPDTAETEPELLAHHYTEAGRVETGLDYWTKAGNRARERSAYAESIRHLTRGLGLLIDLPSGPERDSREFGLRLPLSSCFLATFGYAAPEVETEIIRARGLCERLGPAFPLFDVMMVSWALRFIRGRNAVAQEICDELLSLADVRDDGCRTEAHWAWGCTAWWAGDFTGALEHLTLSAELYRPEAAAEHAKFTQQNSGPLTTSYAGLSLWMLGRPESARQKANDALALAEQLRHPFTQTVTIWQTGLMLQLGGDSVAALAEAERSLAIAREQSFAFWIALATSLKGAALAQLGRPTEAIPLLREGLRAVEATGCEMVHQHFLGCLAEAYWAANLRDEAWDALNRAFELTVRDRERYVESELYRRKATFLLGESPAKGNQATECLETALRIARDQRAKFFELRVAIALAGVWQSAGRADEARGLVQPVLDSFTEGADSPDLVRAREFLAQLN
- a CDS encoding catalase family protein; the encoded protein is MKAAWDKFKLWFWGKFFIFLIALGSGSQRRRMSHNNGIAGRGKLRIVTNPQFPETEFFEPGREFTIRLRHASSGYMDDAMSPVRSATIKFADTRFKSPLDIQMNTGRHCFFWNAASFLEFAFDRNEHAGVEYIKYHTKYADGRKSAADAQIKVPASFSTMYYHSHTPFAWKAKDGKARYVRFRLIPGDRAPEQPPPNPAWVAQVRDDPALAPIAADQRAVPGETRDVNYLKNEWAALVGSGPVHYVLQVQFHEVKSDDPDVIRNPLEPWDESTHPYTDLATVEITELLSHKQQDQMAFEVTNMPPSMDFLPATSVHDYNSLNYMRRQAIWAIRARWLFAMVLGVQKPIADGDMSVRNRRLPGT